Part of the Gemmatimonadota bacterium genome is shown below.
AAGAACGCCGCGGACGACTCGGCGCAGCGGATATCCACGCCCGTTCTGCTGCAGATGCACGCATCGGAGTGCGGCGCGGCCTGTCTCGGCATCGTACTGGGATACTTCGGGAGATGGGTGCCGCTCACCGAACTGCGGGAAAAATGCGAGGTGAGCCGGGACGGAAGCAGCGCCGCGAGCATCCTGCGTGCCTCCCGGCACTACGGTCTAGAGTGTAACGGCCTCAGCGTGCGCGCCGAGCAACTGAAAATGCTGGAATTTCCGCTGGTGCTCTTCTGGCAGTTCAGCCATTTCCTCGTCCTCGAAGGAATCGACAGCCGTTACTACTACCTCAACGACCCTTCCACGGGACGGCGCAGGGTCTCCTCCGAAGAGTTCGAAAAAGGCTACAGCGGAATCGCACTTCGCTTCAAGCGCGGCGGGGACTTCACGCCCGGCGGCGAGCAGCCCGATCTGTTCAGGCAGCTGAACGGCCTGATCGCCGGGTCGTGGCGCCTGCTGACCGGCGTGGTGGCCTGCGGACTCATGCTGACGATGTTGACCCTGGTCATCCCGGCATCGCTCGGCGTATTCGTCGACGACGTCATGGCCAAGCACGGGACCTGGGGCGGATTGGTAACCGCCTTGCTGGGCGGAGGGGTCCTGGTGTATGTCCTGTCCATGCTCAAGCACCGGTTCCTCAAGCGGCTCGCGGTCCGCGTATCGGTAGCCGGCTACAGCAACGGGATGTCACGGCTGCTACGTCTGCCGGTGGAGTTCTTTGAAAACAGGCTGGCCGGCGACGTCAGGGACCGGGTGTCGTCCACCGACCGAATCGCCAAGAACCTGGCGGACCAGTTCCTGGTGCTCGTGATCGACATGGCCATGAGCGCGGTGTTCCTCGTTGCGATGTTCGCCTTCGACACCGTACTCACGCTGATCGTGATCGTGCTGGCGCTGATGCACGCGGTGCTTGCACGTTTTCTCAACAACCTCAGAGCCGTCCGAAGTCAGACGATGAGACGGGAGCAGGGGTTGCTGATAGGTCTCGGCATGCAGATGCTGAGCCATGCCGACAATCTGCGGATGACGGGCGCGGACGACCGGTTTTTCTCGCGATGGAGCGGGCAACAGGCCCGAGAGTTGCGCGCACGGCAATTGTATTCCGAGCTGGGCTCCGTCAACGCATCGCTGCCGGGGTTGGTCGACGCGCTGCGCAGTGCGGCGATCCTGGGCATCGGCGGCATGATGGTCATGCAGGGAGAAATGTCGCTGGGCATGCTGGTGGGATTCTATATCCTGGCGGAGATGTTCCTGGCCCCCGTCGAGCGCTTCCTGGAGTTCGCCGAAAACCGCCAGGCCCTCGAAACCGATCTACAGCGGCTCGAGGACATTTCCAAAACCGAAGAGGATCCGGTCTTTCGCCGCAGAAACCCGGAATCGGACGCGATCCACACATTCAACGGCCGGCTCCAGCTCGCCGGCCAGCTGGAACTGTGCAACGTCACCTTCGGTTACAACCGGAGCCGCCCGCCCCTGATCAAGGATTTCAACCTCGTGATCAAGCCGGGGCAGCGGATTGCCGTGGTCGGTCCCAGCGGTTCCGGCAAATCGACCCTCGCGCGGCTGGTATCGGGGGTCTACCAGCCCTGGTCGGGCGAGATCATGTTTGACGACCATCTGCGGGATCAGATCCCCGAGGAAGTGCTGCGGCAGTCCATCTCCATGGTGGACCAGGAGATCGTGCTCTTTTCCGCGACCCTGCGCGACAATATCACGCTGTGGAACCCGGCCATCCCGGACGAAGTCCTCTTCGCCGCGACACGGGATGCCCAGATTCACGACGAAGTCCTGCTCAGGCCCCAGGGCTATGCCACGCTCGTCGAGGAAGGCGGTTCGAACTTCAGCGGCGGCCAGCGACAGCGGCTGGAAATCGCCCGCGCGCTCGTGGGCAACCCTACCGTGCTCATCCTGGACGAGGCCACCAGCGCCCTCGATGCGGCCACGGAGGAATTCGTAGATGACGCGCTGCGGCGGCGTGGGGTCACCTGCCTGATCGTGGCGCACCGCCTGAGCACCGTGCGGGACTGCGATGAGATCATCGTGCTGGACGGAGGCGTTACGGTGCAACGGGGCACCCACGACGAGCTGATCGCCGACCGGGACGGCGCGTACTACAAACTGGTCAGGTCGAACTGATGAATCAGAACGAACCGAAATACCCGTCATTGGCCGAACTCGCCGATCGCTTCGGTGAATCCGTGCCTTGCGCCGGCAACCTGCCCGTCAACCTCGACGACCCGGACAGCGTCTGGTTCATCGACCAGGGCGTCGTCAATCTGTTCCTGGTCGAACTCAAATATGGGACGGAGCAGTCGGCGCCGCAGCACCTGCTGCGCCGGGAATCGGGCTGGCTGCTACCGGGGGTCGCGCCGCACCGGCTGGGCAGTGAAACAGACGCCACGCTCAGTATCATCGCCAGGGGACTGCCGGGCTCCCTGCTCAAACGTCTGCCGGCTTCCCTGCTGTCCCGGGTGGACCCAGCGGAACTGGCGGAACAGACCGATACGTGGCTGACCGCCATTACGGAGACACTGGCGCGTTTCGCCATCCCTCCTCCCCTTCCGACCGCGCTGGCCGAACCCGGACTGACGCAGACCCTGGCGCCGTGTACGCTTTCCGTACGGCGCGGCGTGGTGTGGGTATCCGAACCGCCGTCCGGCGCGGGCCTGTTCATGGGGATCGTCGATACGGCCGAACTTGCCGAGACGGGCAGCCCCCACGAGACGGTGATTCCCCTGGCCCGGACGAGCTGGCTCACCCTGGTCGACGAGGCGACACTGACCGGCCAGTCGACGGAAACTCTGGTCCGGCAGGGCAGGCTGCTTACGGCGCTCGCCTCGTTTCACACGGTCGCATTCACGCTGGAGCGCCTGAATCGCCGGCTGGTCGTGGTCGATGCCGTCAATCTCGAACGGGCGCGGACAGCGAGCCGCAGAACGGCCGAACACACCGCGCGCCAGCGACTCTACAATATCTACGACCTTCCGACCGATCGGGACGCCGGTGTCGAGGATACGGCACTGGAGGATGCGCTGCACCTGATCGGCCGCCATGAAGACATCGATTTCAAGATCCCTGCGCGATCGGGTCAATCCGAAGCCCCCGTCGGCCTCGTGGACATTCTTGACGCTTCCGGCGTGCGTGCCCGCCGCGTGCGTTTCAACGCCGATGGCCGCTGGTGGTACGGGGACAGCAACGCGCTGCTGGCCTATCGCGCCGACGACGGGCGGCCCGTGGCGCTGCTGCCGGGCATGTTCGGACGATACCGGCAGATCGACCCGGCCGGCAATCGACGCACTCGGGTCTCGGCGGCCCGCCTGGCCGGTTCGGACGCGCTGGCGGAAGAGGCCTGGATGTTCTATCAGCCCCTGCCGGCGAGGGGTGTGAAACCGGCGGACCTGCTGGGCATCGCCCTGCGCGGATCGGCCTCGGACTGGGCGCGGATGGTGATCGCCGGGCTGCCATACGGCGTGATCAGGCTGCTGCCGGCGCTCGCCCTCGGGTTCGTCGCGAACCACATCACGGCGGGCGGAAGCGCGGGAGCGTTATATGCGGTCGCCGTGGCGATTGCGGCCTTCGGGCTGCTCGGCGCCCTGCTGCACCTCCTCCAGAACATGGCGATGATGCGGCTGGAGGGGCGCACGGCGTCCCGGGTGGAAGCCGCCTTCTGGGACCGGCTCATGCGTCTTCCACCCGGCATGCTGCACCGCAATCCGGCCGGCGACCTGGCTATGTCGGGCATGACCTTTCAGCAACTCCGCGACGGATTGCGGGGGGTCGTCGCCAACTGTTTCCTGTCGCTGGTTTTCCTGCTACCGGTTTTCGGCGTCATCTTCTTCTACGACACCACCCTCGGGGTCGTCACGCTCCTCTTCAGCCTGGCTTCGCTGCTGGTCACCCTGGTGCTGGGATTGCGCCAGATCTCTCCATACGGATGGATGATCAGGGCGGCCCGGCGCGTGGCCGGCCGGCTCTTCCAGATCGTGGGGGGCATTTCCAAGCTGCGCATGGATAACGCGGAAGGTTCGGCTTACGCCATCTGGGCGCGGGATTATCGCGCACAGAAGCGCGCGGAGATCGAACTGGGCGCACTGGAAGGGCATTCTCGGGCATTTGGCGCCGCACTGCCATTCCTTGCCGCCGGCGTGCTCCTGTTCACGGTGATGGAGGCGGGAGACCGCAACATGCCGGTCGGCGATTTTCTCGTCGTCTACACGGTCTTCATCGTGTTTCAGTCCACCATCGCCCGGCTCGGCGAGTCCATCGGCGCCCTGGCCTCCATGCTGCCGGCCTTTGAGCAGATGCGTCCGCTGCTTTCGGCGGCGCCTGAGACGGGTACGGAAGGCGAACCGGTCGAATACCTGGGCGGGGACATCCTGTTCGATCATGTTTCTTTCCGCTACGACGCCGACGGACCACTGATCCTCGACGACGTCACGATACGCGCCCATCCCGGCGAATTCGTCGCCATCGCCGGGGAATCCGGCGCCGGGAAGAGCACCCTGTTCCGGCTCGCGCTCGGCATCGACTGGCCGACCGCCGGGGCGGTATACTACGACGGGCGCGACCTGAGGCACCTGAATCTGAAACAGGTGCGCAGGAAGATCGGCGCGGTGCCCCAGTCGGTCGGGCTCCATCCCCAGGATCTCTGGGACAACCTCGTCAGCCATCACGTAGACGTGACCACAGATGAAGTTTGGGCAGCGGTCCGGACCGCGGAGGTCGAGGATCAGATCAAGGCCATGCCCATGGGCATGATGACCATGGTGGGCACCAGCGGTTCCGTCCTGTCAGGCGGCGAGAGCCAGCGCATCACGATCGCCCGCTCGGTGATCGGCAGCCCGCGTATCATGTTATTCGACGAGGCGACGAACTGGCTGGACAACGAGAACCAGGCCAGCGTGATGCGGAACCTGGCCGCCCTGACTTCCACCCGCCTCGTCATCGCCCATCGCCTGTCCACGCTCGAGCAGGCCGACCGCATCTACGTGCTGAAAGGCGGCAAAGTCGTGCAAAGCGGCTCCTTCAACGAACTGAAGGAGTCCGACGGGGTATTCAGGGAACTGATCAGGCGGCAAATCGCCTGATACGGAGCAGACGATCATGAAGAAGTCCCCCAACGCGGCCGAATTGCTTATCTTGAGAGCGGGCGACGACGACGACTTGCGGACACGTCTCCTCGCCAGGCCCAGGGAGACCATCGAGCAGGAACTCGGCGTGACGATGGAGGCAGACCACGAGATTCAAGTACACGAAGAAACCACCGGCGCGACCCATATCGTCCTGCCCCCGCGCAACCGATACACCAGGGAGGAACGGGAGGAGGCGCGCACCGGCGCGTCGTCCCTCGCCTTTCTGCGCAAGACCATGCACGATCCCGCGCCGCCCCTTCGGCCGCCGGGCGACGGGGCGGGGCGCGTCCCCGGTAGCGACGCCGGCGCCGAGGTGCTGGCGGAAGCGGCCAGAGAAAGCATCCGCCGTGGCCTTGACTTCCTTGAGTCGACGATAGACGAGCACGGCGCCTGGCACTGCATCCGGTTCAACGTGGCCGATCCGAAGGTGCCGCGGCATTTCGAAAGGCCTCCCTTCATTTCGGCGTTCTGTGTCCTTGCCCTGGAAAGTTGCCGGGAAGCGAAGGCCAGATCCATCTGCGCCGCGACCAGGGCTTATCTGGCCGACACCATCGAATATCCCGGATTCTGGCGCTATTACCGTCATCTTCCCCAGGATCTCGACAGCACCTCGCTCTGTTCCCTGGTGATCGGAACGCACCCCTGGATCCTGCTTGGGAGGAACATTCCGCGGGTACTGGCGAACCGCGACGCAGAAGGCCGCTTTATGACCTGGATGCTGGAGGGCGACGAACCCGATGTCGTGTCGCGATTTCGCATCGAAGCCGACCCCGTGGTCAACGCGAACGTAATCGCCTGGCTCGGCGACTGCCCGGAAACCAGGGATGCCCAGCGATGGCTGGAGGCGCTGATCACCGAAGGCGACCTCAAGGACGCGTCCAAGTGGTACCCCGACGAGATCGCGATCTGTTACGCGGTCGCCCGGGCCGTGAAACGCGTGTCGCCAGCCCTGGATCGGCTGCGCCCGGTCCTCGCGGACCGTGTCCTGGGCTTGAGGGACGAGCAGGGCGGTTTCGGCAACGTCCTTCAGACCGCCCAGGCCGTGTCGACGCTTTGCGACGCCGGATGCCTCGAGCGCATCGACGCAGAGCAGTCGTTGAGGAGCATCTTGAGCGCGCAGCGCGGGGACGGCAGCTGGCCGGAACTGCTCGCCTTCGGCGACCAGACGCTGAAATTCGGCGCGGTAGGACAAATTGGCCATGGCTCCGAAGCCGTGACCACCGCGTTCTGCATCGAAGCGCTCGAGCGCCTGGCCGCCTTCCTGCGAACCTGAGTGTTGCGGTTCCGGTTGTTCGGTTCCGGGCGTCCGGTGACAAGAATACGCCCGCGCAGGTGCCAGGTTATGCTGACCAAGGAGGTGTAGCCATGTCACAAAATACCGTTGAAATCGACAGCGCTGAAACCAATGGCGCCGGACCGGGTCAGGCCGATGCAACGCAGGAGATCGAGCCGTCCATCCTGACCGCCCTTCCCCATTACCTGCCGCTGGGCGTTTTCCCGTTGATCCTGCTCGCCGCGCTGTGGGGCGGATGGTGGCTCCTGCCGCCCATGGTCTTCATGAGTCTTTCCTGGTCCTTCGACCGGGTGTTCGGACGCGACGGACGCATCATGGATCCGTGGAAGACGCCGAAACACCGCCTGATCTGGCACAATCTGCCGGTCTGGTCGTGGGCGTTTCTGTGGCCGCCCACCCTGGTCTTCGGCCTGTGGCAAATTCTGGTGGCGGATCCCTTCGTATGGTGGCAGGACGTCGTGCTGGCCATCATCCTGACGATGGAAGCACAGGCCGTGTTCGTCGTAGGCCACGAACTGATTCACCGGCGCACGACCTGGGAACG
Proteins encoded:
- a CDS encoding NHLP family bacteriocin export ABC transporter peptidase/permease/ATPase subunit — translated: MTVSTTKQAGNKNAADDSAQRISTPVLLQMHASECGAACLGIVLGYFGRWVPLTELREKCEVSRDGSSAASILRASRHYGLECNGLSVRAEQLKMLEFPLVLFWQFSHFLVLEGIDSRYYYLNDPSTGRRRVSSEEFEKGYSGIALRFKRGGDFTPGGEQPDLFRQLNGLIAGSWRLLTGVVACGLMLTMLTLVIPASLGVFVDDVMAKHGTWGGLVTALLGGGVLVYVLSMLKHRFLKRLAVRVSVAGYSNGMSRLLRLPVEFFENRLAGDVRDRVSSTDRIAKNLADQFLVLVIDMAMSAVFLVAMFAFDTVLTLIVIVLALMHAVLARFLNNLRAVRSQTMRREQGLLIGLGMQMLSHADNLRMTGADDRFFSRWSGQQARELRARQLYSELGSVNASLPGLVDALRSAAILGIGGMMVMQGEMSLGMLVGFYILAEMFLAPVERFLEFAENRQALETDLQRLEDISKTEEDPVFRRRNPESDAIHTFNGRLQLAGQLELCNVTFGYNRSRPPLIKDFNLVIKPGQRIAVVGPSGSGKSTLARLVSGVYQPWSGEIMFDDHLRDQIPEEVLRQSISMVDQEIVLFSATLRDNITLWNPAIPDEVLFAATRDAQIHDEVLLRPQGYATLVEEGGSNFSGGQRQRLEIARALVGNPTVLILDEATSALDAATEEFVDDALRRRGVTCLIVAHRLSTVRDCDEIIVLDGGVTVQRGTHDELIADRDGAYYKLVRSN
- a CDS encoding ATP-binding cassette domain-containing protein — translated: MNQNEPKYPSLAELADRFGESVPCAGNLPVNLDDPDSVWFIDQGVVNLFLVELKYGTEQSAPQHLLRRESGWLLPGVAPHRLGSETDATLSIIARGLPGSLLKRLPASLLSRVDPAELAEQTDTWLTAITETLARFAIPPPLPTALAEPGLTQTLAPCTLSVRRGVVWVSEPPSGAGLFMGIVDTAELAETGSPHETVIPLARTSWLTLVDEATLTGQSTETLVRQGRLLTALASFHTVAFTLERLNRRLVVVDAVNLERARTASRRTAEHTARQRLYNIYDLPTDRDAGVEDTALEDALHLIGRHEDIDFKIPARSGQSEAPVGLVDILDASGVRARRVRFNADGRWWYGDSNALLAYRADDGRPVALLPGMFGRYRQIDPAGNRRTRVSAARLAGSDALAEEAWMFYQPLPARGVKPADLLGIALRGSASDWARMVIAGLPYGVIRLLPALALGFVANHITAGGSAGALYAVAVAIAAFGLLGALLHLLQNMAMMRLEGRTASRVEAAFWDRLMRLPPGMLHRNPAGDLAMSGMTFQQLRDGLRGVVANCFLSLVFLLPVFGVIFFYDTTLGVVTLLFSLASLLVTLVLGLRQISPYGWMIRAARRVAGRLFQIVGGISKLRMDNAEGSAYAIWARDYRAQKRAEIELGALEGHSRAFGAALPFLAAGVLLFTVMEAGDRNMPVGDFLVVYTVFIVFQSTIARLGESIGALASMLPAFEQMRPLLSAAPETGTEGEPVEYLGGDILFDHVSFRYDADGPLILDDVTIRAHPGEFVAIAGESGAGKSTLFRLALGIDWPTAGAVYYDGRDLRHLNLKQVRRKIGAVPQSVGLHPQDLWDNLVSHHVDVTTDEVWAAVRTAEVEDQIKAMPMGMMTMVGTSGSVLSGGESQRITIARSVIGSPRIMLFDEATNWLDNENQASVMRNLAALTSTRLVIAHRLSTLEQADRIYVLKGGKVVQSGSFNELKESDGVFRELIRRQIA